The following proteins are co-located in the Pedobacter sp. FW305-3-2-15-E-R2A2 genome:
- a CDS encoding DUF6249 domain-containing protein, whose product MDETVRDIIVSIGAFAAIFGIIYVYLMTRHRERMSMLDRGIEVSPFNSIKNSNFLTLKYGMLSVGVAIGMIMGSVLSDYGMAKSTSFLSMIFLFGGISLILNHIITRKIS is encoded by the coding sequence GTGTCTATAGGCGCTTTCGCAGCGATTTTTGGAATTATATATGTGTATTTAATGACCAGGCACCGGGAACGAATGTCGATGCTGGATAGAGGGATAGAGGTTTCCCCTTTTAATTCTATCAAAAATTCAAACTTTCTGACCCTGAAATATGGGATGCTTTCTGTAGGTGTTGCCATAGGAATGATCATGGGTTCTGTGCTCAGCGATTACGGAATGGCCAAATCAACCAGCTTTTTATCAATGATCTTCCTGTTCGGAGGAATCAGCTTGATTCTCAATCACATCATTACCCGAAAAATCTCCTAA
- a CDS encoding outer membrane beta-barrel protein: MSIKNVTRILICHLLFLAAYASGQTRENHSRISGVVADQATKLPLSYVTVRLKTADGITLKTMLTLNNGSFLFTDLKPEQYHLTLSALGYEVLQLPAKERDTLYLQPKENGLKEVSIIADRPIIKQKAGKIIYDMQADPDSKNNQLLDMMRKIPYVSLDGDQNLLLKGSPDFRVFLNGKPSGMFARDLKSILKSIPASTVQSIEVMTTPPSKYDAEGLAGIINIITTKKLNNEWNGTLNLNTRLPDASTGAGSSFTFKKDKWGMSALTGGNLSHSPELRGSAFRQTYGANPTDLFQQRSRKPEGRTGYVGTELSYEIDTLNLVSARFNTNGNWSENNSFLNSQLMEAGVTLQGYDLAERTRTRSGGLDFSADYQLGFKADKNRMLTLSYSYQNNKNEPSTAASISNVLNYPSRDYRQEQNDYTKENTIQLDYVYPHKNLTIEMGAKGIFRNNNADFKVDDDPQNSDHLTYRQQVLSAYNSYQLNWKSWNFQAGLRLEHTLIDADFLSNTANVKQNYTNVFPTIMINKTLKDGNSINAGFSQRMKRPGINRLNPFVNRINPDFETTGNPDLRPVVVNSISLGYNSSKKLTFNAGMDYSFLNEADLPVSTFDPVSNVTRKTYNNSGKLTGLSSFIYLRYPLTSRLDLSLNGRAIYFWMSGEAMEQKMETELFTWSFNLSSGYNFEGGWRTSANLFLESRNPTGFQGTTNGVLSSSFSLSKTLIKDKLSFGAGINNPFTKFRTNKTLTEGPQFYQTDHSQSYFRSFSVNLNYNFGGLKGGLKKNKRGIRNNDLSN; encoded by the coding sequence ATGTCTATAAAAAATGTAACCCGAATATTAATCTGTCACCTGCTGTTCCTGGCTGCTTATGCAAGTGGACAAACAAGAGAAAACCACAGCAGGATCTCAGGTGTTGTAGCCGATCAGGCAACGAAATTACCTTTAAGCTATGTGACTGTCCGCCTGAAAACAGCAGATGGAATAACCTTAAAAACCATGCTGACCTTGAATAATGGATCATTTCTCTTTACAGACCTTAAGCCGGAACAGTATCACCTGACTTTGTCTGCACTTGGCTATGAGGTTTTACAATTGCCCGCAAAAGAACGGGATACGCTGTACCTTCAACCAAAGGAAAATGGGTTAAAGGAAGTTTCCATTATCGCCGATAGGCCCATCATCAAGCAGAAAGCAGGAAAAATCATTTACGATATGCAGGCAGATCCTGATAGCAAAAATAACCAGCTGCTGGATATGATGCGCAAAATCCCTTATGTTTCATTGGATGGCGATCAAAACCTGTTGCTAAAAGGAAGCCCTGATTTTAGGGTCTTTCTAAACGGAAAGCCATCCGGCATGTTTGCCAGAGATCTGAAATCCATTTTAAAAAGTATCCCGGCGTCAACGGTCCAAAGCATCGAAGTAATGACGACTCCCCCTTCAAAATACGATGCGGAAGGACTGGCCGGGATCATTAATATCATCACCACCAAAAAATTAAATAATGAATGGAACGGAACCCTTAACTTAAATACGCGTTTGCCCGATGCAAGCACCGGTGCCGGAAGCTCATTTACTTTCAAAAAGGATAAATGGGGGATGTCGGCCCTCACAGGAGGGAATTTAAGCCATAGCCCGGAATTGAGGGGTTCAGCATTCAGACAAACCTATGGCGCAAATCCAACAGATTTATTCCAGCAGCGAAGTCGCAAACCGGAGGGAAGAACAGGGTATGTAGGAACAGAATTGAGTTACGAAATAGATACCCTGAACCTGGTTTCAGCAAGGTTTAATACCAATGGAAACTGGTCTGAAAATAATAGCTTTTTAAATTCACAGCTAATGGAAGCAGGGGTAACCCTGCAAGGATATGACCTTGCAGAACGAACAAGAACCCGTAGCGGCGGACTGGACTTCTCGGCAGACTATCAACTGGGCTTCAAAGCGGACAAGAACCGGATGCTGACCCTCTCTTATAGTTATCAAAATAATAAAAATGAGCCTTCCACTGCAGCATCGATCTCCAATGTGCTGAATTACCCGAGCCGGGATTACAGGCAGGAACAAAACGATTATACCAAAGAAAATACGATACAGCTGGACTATGTTTATCCTCATAAAAACCTGACGATAGAAATGGGAGCGAAAGGAATCTTTCGAAATAACAATGCGGATTTTAAGGTAGATGATGATCCACAAAACAGCGATCATTTAACCTACAGACAACAAGTTTTATCGGCCTATAATTCTTACCAGTTGAATTGGAAAAGCTGGAACTTTCAGGCCGGCCTTCGTTTGGAGCATACCTTGATTGATGCTGATTTCCTCAGCAATACCGCTAATGTAAAGCAAAATTATACCAATGTATTTCCAACGATCATGATCAATAAGACGCTAAAAGATGGGAATAGTATAAATGCAGGATTTTCCCAAAGAATGAAAAGACCGGGAATAAACCGGCTCAATCCTTTTGTAAACCGCATAAACCCTGACTTTGAAACAACGGGAAATCCGGATTTACGTCCTGTAGTGGTCAACTCGATATCTCTTGGGTACAACAGTTCTAAAAAGCTAACCTTTAACGCCGGAATGGATTACTCCTTTTTAAATGAGGCAGATCTGCCAGTGAGCACTTTTGATCCGGTCAGCAACGTTACAAGAAAGACGTATAATAATTCTGGAAAACTTACCGGACTCAGCAGCTTTATCTATCTCCGCTATCCTTTAACCAGTCGCCTGGACTTGAGCCTGAATGGACGTGCAATCTATTTCTGGATGAGTGGTGAGGCCATGGAGCAGAAAATGGAGACCGAGCTGTTTACCTGGTCTTTTAACTTATCCTCTGGTTATAATTTTGAAGGTGGCTGGCGTACCAGTGCGAATCTATTTCTGGAAAGCCGAAATCCAACAGGTTTTCAGGGGACAACGAACGGGGTGCTGAGTTCTTCTTTTAGCCTCAGCAAAACGCTGATCAAAGATAAATTGTCTTTCGGCGCAGGAATCAATAACCCCTTTACAAAATTCAGAACGAATAAAACGCTGACTGAAGGTCCTCAATTTTACCAGACCGATCATTCCCAAAGTTATTTCAGGTCGTTCAGCGTCAATTTGAACTATAACTTTGGCGGCTTAAAAGGCGGATTGAAGAAAAATAAGCGTGGGATCAGGAACAATGATTTGTCAAACTGA
- a CDS encoding mechanosensitive ion channel domain-containing protein, giving the protein MTNLETGIERLLNRLIDSLPSFISAILVLVIGIWLIKFLLRVLTNRLNKGKIDSSLTNFLLSILKAILYILLLLTVTSTLGIPNTSFVAVLGAAGLAIGLALQGSLSNFAGGVLILLFKPFKIGHFISSSNGVEGTVQKIDILYTTLKAKNGTTLYAPNGPLANAVINNVSDNENRMAEYVIGISYNSDIDVARNVILKTLAADPLVLKEPAPVVLVSALADNAVNLTTRAWSANGDFWPTYHRNYQLIKQELDKNNIGIPYPQREIHVISEAPVPPALGAE; this is encoded by the coding sequence ATGACTAATTTAGAAACCGGTATAGAACGCTTACTGAACAGATTAATTGACAGCCTCCCCTCTTTTATCAGTGCCATTCTTGTTCTGGTAATAGGCATCTGGCTCATCAAATTCCTGCTGCGTGTTTTAACGAACCGCTTAAACAAAGGCAAAATTGACAGCTCGCTTACCAACTTCCTGCTTAGCATTTTAAAGGCCATCCTTTACATCCTTTTATTGCTTACCGTAACCTCGACACTTGGGATTCCGAACACATCTTTTGTGGCCGTTCTTGGTGCTGCCGGTCTGGCGATTGGCCTGGCACTACAAGGCAGTCTTTCCAATTTTGCAGGTGGCGTATTGATCCTGCTTTTTAAACCTTTTAAGATCGGCCATTTTATTTCTTCCAGCAATGGCGTAGAAGGAACTGTCCAAAAGATTGATATCTTATATACCACCCTGAAAGCAAAAAATGGAACCACTTTGTATGCTCCAAACGGGCCTTTAGCAAATGCGGTCATCAATAATGTTTCCGATAATGAGAACAGAATGGCGGAATATGTAATCGGCATATCCTACAATTCGGACATCGATGTGGCTAGGAATGTGATTTTAAAAACCCTGGCTGCTGACCCCCTTGTACTCAAAGAACCTGCACCAGTGGTACTCGTTAGCGCTTTGGCTGACAATGCAGTAAACTTAACCACCCGTGCCTGGTCTGCAAATGGAGATTTCTGGCCAACTTATCATAGAAACTATCAATTGATCAAACAGGAACTGGATAAAAACAACATTGGCATTCCTTATCCGCAGCGTGAGATCCATGTGATTTCAGAGGCTCCGGTGCCACCAGCGCTTGGCGCAGAATAA
- a CDS encoding phosphatase PAP2 family protein, which yields MAQQADSLAKKNTFRIAPFIIPTVFIGYGLMAKGDNFIRDLDRTTRDELQEDHPLFSKSADDFMRYVPALAVYGLNLAGVKGRHSLLDATGNYVVTMGIMTGVVSIAKKQSHRLRPDGSSYDSFPSGHTATSFASAEFLKQEYKDVSPWIGYAGYAVATTTGIFRLYNNKHWVSDVVAGAGVGILSAKLGYLVYPQLKRLIMGRKQTNFNLMPAYQDRAMGFSFSGRF from the coding sequence ATGGCACAGCAGGCAGATTCCCTGGCAAAGAAAAATACTTTTCGCATTGCACCCTTTATTATTCCAACCGTGTTTATCGGATACGGACTAATGGCCAAGGGGGATAATTTTATCCGGGATCTGGACCGTACTACACGGGATGAACTTCAGGAAGACCATCCGCTATTCTCCAAAAGTGCAGATGATTTTATGCGTTACGTACCTGCATTGGCTGTTTATGGGTTAAACCTGGCTGGCGTAAAAGGTAGGCATAGTTTACTTGATGCGACGGGGAATTATGTCGTTACGATGGGAATCATGACTGGCGTTGTGTCTATCGCAAAAAAACAATCACACCGGCTTCGTCCTGATGGCAGCAGTTACGACTCTTTTCCTTCCGGGCATACTGCAACTTCCTTCGCCTCAGCAGAATTCCTGAAACAGGAATATAAAGACGTATCACCATGGATTGGTTATGCAGGATATGCAGTGGCAACGACGACGGGTATTTTCAGGCTTTACAACAACAAACATTGGGTAAGTGATGTCGTTGCCGGTGCGGGGGTTGGAATCTTGTCTGCAAAACTTGGCTATCTCGTGTATCCTCAATTGAAAAGATTGATCATGGGCAGAAAGCAAACCAATTTCAATCTGATGCCCGCTTACCAGGACAGGGCTATGGGCTTTTCTTTCTCGGGAAGATTTTAG
- a CDS encoding phosphatase PAP2 family protein: MKKLRYLLITCCLPGFLYAQVQQPDSLALKKTTENTLKIKSLIVPAIFIGYGVVSLGNNAIRDLDKTTKNELQEDHPLFAAHVDDYSQFAPALAVYALNLAGIKGKHSLADATGIYVLSSAIMGGTVSILKSSSHRLRPNGNGYNSFPSGHTANAFAAATFLNQEYKDVSPWYGYAGYTVATATGVLRMYNNKHWFSDVVAGAGIGILSTKVAYYLYPRLKKMVLGKEMKVNYSMAPLYQDKAIGLSFHGTF; this comes from the coding sequence ATGAAAAAGCTCCGCTACCTGTTGATCACATGTTGCCTTCCGGGATTCCTATATGCGCAGGTTCAGCAACCTGATTCTCTAGCCTTAAAGAAAACCACAGAAAACACGTTAAAAATTAAGTCCTTGATTGTTCCTGCCATATTTATCGGCTATGGGGTAGTGTCTTTAGGGAACAATGCGATCCGAGATCTGGATAAGACGACTAAAAATGAGCTTCAGGAGGATCACCCATTGTTTGCAGCACATGTAGATGATTATTCGCAGTTTGCGCCCGCATTGGCTGTTTATGCCTTAAATCTTGCCGGAATCAAAGGTAAACATAGCCTGGCAGATGCTACCGGAATTTATGTATTGTCTTCAGCCATCATGGGTGGAACGGTATCCATTTTAAAGAGCAGTTCGCATCGGTTGAGGCCCAATGGGAATGGATACAATTCATTTCCTTCAGGGCATACGGCAAATGCTTTTGCAGCAGCAACGTTTTTAAACCAGGAGTACAAGGATGTTTCTCCATGGTATGGTTATGCAGGGTATACTGTCGCCACCGCTACCGGAGTTTTGAGAATGTACAATAACAAACATTGGTTTAGTGATGTGGTTGCCGGAGCTGGGATAGGAATTTTATCGACCAAAGTGGCCTACTATCTGTATCCGCGCCTAAAGAAAATGGTATTGGGTAAAGAAATGAAAGTAAATTACAGTATGGCGC